The Candidatus Hydrogenedentota bacterium genome contains a region encoding:
- a CDS encoding DEAD/DEAH box helicase — MPAAPGKKNSARAEKNTTAKARKTPRTRKPEEMSLEQWQIALRREFGRDQSFTFKNLGREPFFSEFAVTNPKSGRTYRVAVRGAAPGDNFCSCPDFTVNTLGTCKHVEWLLGRLERKRGAKQAFRAGFHPPYSEVFVRYGAERRVCFRPGTACSKARLERAGTYFDAQGFLRPERVGEFGEFVRDSANAGHEVRIYEDALELVARLRDDASRRHRIAREFEGPGAEKAFKALVKTRLYPYQQKGALFAAKAGRCLIADDMGLGKTVQAITAVEILAKTAGVGRVLVVCPTALKHQWKQEIERFTARTARVVEGLSPERRRLYGAEDFYKITNYDTVHRDLAHIARWRPDVVILDEAQRIKNWETRRAQSVKRIDSPHAIVLTGTPLENRLSELHSIMEFVDRFHLGPLFRFLHEHQHVDDHGRVVGYRNLDHIKESLSAVLVRRRKKDVLLELPERTDKHFFVDMTEAQRAIHEENRDTVAQIVAKWRRMGFLTEHDQRRLMISLQFMRMSCNSAYLVDKVTRTGPKIDECHALLRDILESPDTKVVVFSQWLGTHELLMERMNGDGGACAFYHGSLDSKNRKSVIDRFKNDAGCRVLFCTDSGGVGLNLQIASALVNMDQPWNPAVLEQRVGRVHRLGQHRNVQVYHFIARDTIEHGMLDVLKFKSAMFEGVLDGGETEIFLGGSKMKKFMDTVDQVSGAIPAHVPVAEEFAEPELTPEDEAPWEEPDEEKKEEAREERVAAAAQPQSPLDGLLELGAELLNQFSRGMREGGGAQAPVRLENLVVRDGKTGRAAVHIPLPDADTAQKLGDLLGGLGALLKGFAKDR, encoded by the coding sequence ATGCCCGCCGCACCCGGCAAGAAGAACTCCGCCCGAGCAGAAAAAAACACCACCGCGAAAGCGAGGAAGACACCCCGGACGAGGAAGCCGGAGGAGATGTCGCTTGAGCAGTGGCAGATTGCGCTGCGGCGCGAGTTTGGCCGCGACCAGTCGTTCACATTCAAGAATCTCGGCAGGGAGCCGTTCTTCTCGGAGTTTGCCGTGACGAACCCGAAGAGCGGGCGCACGTACCGGGTGGCGGTCCGGGGCGCGGCGCCTGGGGACAATTTCTGCTCGTGCCCGGATTTCACGGTGAACACGCTGGGCACCTGCAAGCATGTGGAGTGGCTGCTGGGGAGGCTGGAGCGCAAACGCGGCGCGAAGCAGGCCTTCCGGGCGGGTTTTCATCCGCCCTATTCTGAGGTTTTCGTGCGCTACGGGGCGGAGCGCCGCGTCTGTTTCCGTCCGGGCACGGCCTGTTCAAAGGCCCGGCTGGAGCGGGCGGGGACGTATTTTGACGCGCAGGGTTTTCTGCGCCCGGAACGGGTGGGCGAGTTCGGCGAGTTTGTGCGGGACTCCGCCAACGCGGGGCACGAGGTGCGCATTTATGAGGACGCCCTGGAGCTGGTGGCCCGCCTGCGGGACGACGCGTCGCGGCGGCACCGGATTGCCAGGGAATTCGAGGGGCCGGGCGCGGAGAAGGCGTTCAAGGCGCTGGTGAAGACCCGGCTGTACCCCTACCAGCAGAAGGGCGCGCTGTTCGCGGCGAAGGCCGGGCGCTGCCTCATCGCCGACGACATGGGTCTGGGCAAGACCGTGCAGGCGATCACGGCGGTGGAGATTCTGGCGAAAACGGCGGGGGTCGGGCGGGTGCTGGTGGTGTGCCCGACGGCGCTCAAGCACCAGTGGAAACAGGAGATCGAACGGTTCACGGCGCGGACGGCGCGGGTGGTCGAGGGGCTGTCGCCCGAGCGCCGCCGCCTGTACGGCGCGGAGGATTTCTACAAAATCACCAACTATGACACGGTCCACCGGGACCTTGCGCACATCGCGCGGTGGCGGCCGGACGTGGTCATCCTGGACGAGGCGCAGCGCATCAAGAACTGGGAGACCCGCCGCGCCCAAAGCGTGAAACGGATAGACAGCCCGCACGCGATTGTGCTGACGGGCACCCCGCTGGAGAACCGCCTCTCGGAGCTGCACTCGATCATGGAGTTTGTGGACCGGTTCCATCTCGGCCCGCTGTTCCGTTTTCTGCACGAGCACCAGCATGTGGACGACCACGGCCGGGTGGTCGGGTACCGGAACCTCGACCACATCAAGGAGAGCCTTTCGGCGGTGCTGGTGCGCCGCAGAAAGAAGGACGTGCTGCTCGAATTGCCGGAGCGCACGGACAAGCATTTCTTTGTGGACATGACGGAGGCGCAGCGCGCCATCCACGAGGAGAACCGCGACACGGTGGCCCAGATAGTGGCGAAATGGCGCCGCATGGGCTTCCTGACCGAGCACGACCAGCGCAGGCTGATGATCTCCCTCCAATTCATGCGCATGTCCTGCAACAGCGCCTACCTGGTGGACAAGGTGACCCGGACCGGGCCGAAGATTGACGAGTGCCACGCCCTGCTGCGGGACATCCTCGAATCGCCGGACACCAAGGTGGTGGTCTTCAGCCAGTGGCTGGGCACCCACGAGCTGCTGATGGAGCGCATGAACGGCGACGGCGGGGCCTGCGCCTTCTACCACGGCTCGCTGGACTCGAAAAACCGAAAGTCCGTCATTGACCGGTTCAAGAACGACGCGGGGTGCCGGGTGCTCTTCTGCACCGACTCGGGCGGTGTCGGCCTGAACCTCCAGATCGCCTCGGCGCTTGTCAACATGGACCAGCCGTGGAACCCCGCCGTGCTCGAACAGCGCGTCGGGCGTGTCCACCGCCTCGGCCAGCACCGCAACGTGCAGGTGTACCATTTCATCGCGCGGGACACCATCGAGCACGGCATGCTGGACGTGCTGAAGTTCAAGTCCGCCATGTTCGAGGGGGTGCTGGACGGCGGCGAGACGGAGATTTTCCTCGGCGGCAGCAAAATGAAGAAGTTCATGGACACGGTGGACCAGGTCTCCGGCGCCATCCCGGCGCATGTGCCCGTGGCCGAGGAGTTTGCCGAGCCGGAGCTGACCCCGGAGGACGAGGCCCCCTGGGAGGAGCCGGACGAGGAGAAGAAGGAAGAGGCGCGGGAGGAGCGCGTTGCGGCGGCGGCACAACCCCAGTCCCCCCTGGACGGATTGCTGGAACTGGGTGCGGAGCTGCTGAATCAGTTCAGCCGGGGCATGCGAGAAGGTGGCGGAGCACAGGCGCCGGTCCGTCTGGAAAACCTGGTCGTGCGCGACGGGAAAACGGGCCGCGCGGCGGTTCACATCCCCCTGCCCGACGCCGACACGGCGCAAAAACTTGGGGACCTGCTGGGCGGCCTCGGCGCGCTGTTGAAAGGCTTCGCAAAGGACCGGTAG
- a CDS encoding DUF5011 domain-containing protein: protein MNPLGLWMERGHSGTYRAGAYFAVAVTIDAAQEGQLNAMGLRETIPEGWELEGVSGVQGDAPDIYPPQGATGLLEFAWIMPPSLPYAFVYTLRVPEGDGGVKLFHGALEYRMTAGAHYAAPVVTEVRAGAGKAPQIVLKGANPMSLRVGGVWEEPGYMALDSENRDITAQVTVSGAVDTSRAGWYEVVYEVPATESAQAARKTRAVQVTAGDTDEGEPPAPTPGGSVAPPPFEPAQPGDPRAVSNPIAATTDSNPARLAQGAEPGGAGRVTRPELPDLSGLRPDAPPIPPPTVTETVSATGDVAVENAAVLEEPKGAALDNTHTGTDAAQTGTMESDRREAVTEKTPEGGPAKPSNRGPLAVLALFCAVVLVGGALLARLAYRGPVRRNP from the coding sequence GTGAACCCCCTCGGACTTTGGATGGAGCGGGGCCATTCGGGCACCTACCGGGCGGGCGCGTATTTCGCGGTGGCGGTGACGATTGATGCGGCGCAGGAGGGGCAACTCAACGCCATGGGCCTGCGGGAGACCATCCCGGAGGGCTGGGAACTCGAAGGCGTGTCGGGCGTGCAGGGCGACGCGCCGGACATTTATCCGCCCCAGGGCGCGACGGGCCTGCTGGAGTTTGCCTGGATCATGCCACCTTCGCTGCCCTATGCCTTTGTCTACACCCTGCGGGTGCCCGAGGGCGACGGCGGTGTGAAACTCTTCCACGGCGCGCTGGAGTACCGGATGACGGCGGGGGCGCACTACGCCGCTCCGGTTGTCACCGAAGTGCGCGCGGGGGCGGGTAAGGCGCCGCAGATTGTGCTGAAGGGCGCGAACCCCATGAGCCTGCGGGTGGGCGGTGTGTGGGAGGAGCCGGGCTACATGGCGCTGGACAGCGAGAACCGGGACATCACGGCGCAGGTGACCGTGAGCGGCGCGGTGGACACGTCGCGGGCGGGCTGGTACGAGGTGGTCTACGAGGTGCCCGCCACGGAGAGCGCCCAGGCTGCCCGAAAAACCCGCGCGGTGCAGGTGACGGCGGGGGACACGGACGAGGGGGAACCCCCCGCGCCCACGCCGGGCGGGAGCGTCGCGCCGCCGCCGTTTGAGCCCGCGCAACCCGGCGACCCGAGGGCGGTGTCCAACCCCATCGCCGCGACCACGGACAGCAACCCGGCGCGGCTGGCGCAGGGCGCCGAACCGGGCGGAGCCGGGCGGGTGACCCGTCCCGAGCTGCCCGATTTATCGGGGTTGCGCCCGGACGCGCCACCAATACCGCCGCCCACCGTAACGGAAACGGTGTCGGCCACGGGGGATGTCGCCGTGGAGAATGCGGCGGTTTTGGAGGAACCAAAAGGGGCGGCGCTGGATAACACCCACACGGGCACCGACGCGGCCCAGACCGGCACCATGGAATCTGACCGACGAGAGGCCGTCACAGAAAAGACGCCGGAGGGCGGCCCGGCCAAACCGTCAAACCGGGGACCCCTCGCGGTGCTGGCGCTGTTCTG